One Microbacterium trichothecenolyticum DNA window includes the following coding sequences:
- a CDS encoding DUF5677 domain-containing protein has translation MSDKWPDGAVETQRLVTLWEQLSSRTFTPKDGMQPSNAVQVWTFAHHASRLSRAVLALHQAGHDLEAMPLIRQTMECAMNAAWLLLTDDGGAALSAVDTKSRRTMFTEVTNLGLADLTELRDQLDAEEARNTQTVTHTRSFEERCRAIAGGAQIYAMYRTLSLYSHATSSVADVYLRSDPEDAKNPYGVSLLWRGDWDGAEDWLRVQALMLLLSQIAADDAQDKPMHRTQLKKARQRLGVEWEIRRADNE, from the coding sequence ATGAGCGACAAGTGGCCGGATGGCGCCGTCGAAACTCAGAGACTGGTCACCCTCTGGGAGCAGCTCAGTTCGCGCACCTTCACGCCCAAGGACGGCATGCAACCTTCCAATGCCGTCCAAGTGTGGACGTTCGCTCATCACGCCTCTCGACTTTCGCGCGCCGTTCTCGCTCTCCATCAAGCTGGCCACGACCTTGAGGCAATGCCACTGATTCGACAAACCATGGAGTGCGCCATGAACGCTGCATGGCTACTCCTGACGGACGACGGCGGAGCCGCATTGAGCGCGGTCGACACCAAAAGCCGTCGCACGATGTTCACCGAGGTAACCAATCTGGGTCTCGCGGACCTGACGGAACTGCGCGATCAACTCGACGCGGAGGAGGCGCGTAACACCCAAACCGTTACGCACACCCGAAGCTTCGAAGAGAGGTGCAGGGCGATTGCGGGCGGGGCGCAAATCTATGCCATGTACCGGACCCTCAGCCTGTACTCGCACGCCACGTCGAGCGTGGCCGATGTCTATCTCAGATCCGATCCGGAAGATGCGAAAAACCCCTACGGCGTCTCCTTGCTGTGGCGCGGGGACTGGGACGGGGCGGAGGACTGGCTCCGCGTACAGGCGCTCATGCTTTTGCTCTCGCAGATCGCGGCAGACGATGCGCAGGACAAGCCCATGCATCGCACCCAGCTGAAGAAGGCGCGGCAGCGACTCGGCGTTGAGTGGGAGATTCGCCGCGCTGACAACGAGTAG
- a CDS encoding DUF2510 domain-containing protein produces the protein MTENAPQAPAGWYADRSMPGVVRYWNGRSWTARTRRIVAAPRVAARAHSGPRPQASQPNYLGLAAIALAVLGFGLACSRALFLVGFAYPVMGFALLAVALVLGVIAACLRGRAKWPGVVAIVVAIVGTFVGIVLSLIAAALSSGIGYR, from the coding sequence ATGACCGAAAACGCGCCCCAGGCTCCAGCCGGTTGGTACGCGGATCGCTCCATGCCGGGGGTGGTGCGGTACTGGAACGGGCGGTCTTGGACTGCACGCACTCGACGGATAGTTGCTGCGCCTCGTGTGGCAGCGCGGGCACACTCTGGCCCCCGGCCGCAGGCGTCTCAACCCAACTACCTTGGACTCGCCGCCATAGCGCTGGCAGTACTTGGCTTCGGCTTGGCCTGCTCTCGCGCTCTGTTCCTCGTTGGGTTCGCCTACCCGGTAATGGGATTCGCACTCCTGGCGGTCGCTCTCGTCTTAGGTGTTATCGCAGCTTGCCTCCGAGGCCGTGCCAAGTGGCCGGGCGTCGTCGCGATTGTCGTCGCCATCGTGGGTACGTTCGTTGGAATCGTCTTGTCTCTAATCGCTGCTGCGCTCAGCTCCGGCATCGGCTATCGCTGA
- a CDS encoding helix-turn-helix transcriptional regulator, which yields MPEGPIPDPNFDALRLHLAQLRAERGWSFDELAARAGIGRATLVTLESGKARATTAGPASQGTLATWWKIATALGVSLEELTRPLYEGTGLDV from the coding sequence GTGCCCGAAGGACCGATCCCTGACCCAAACTTTGACGCTCTCCGACTACACCTCGCTCAGCTTCGTGCGGAGCGCGGCTGGTCGTTCGACGAGCTTGCCGCTCGGGCTGGGATCGGTCGGGCGACGCTGGTGACGCTGGAATCAGGTAAGGCACGGGCGACTACCGCCGGCCCTGCATCGCAAGGGACCTTGGCGACTTGGTGGAAGATCGCCACGGCGCTCGGGGTGAGTCTCGAAGAACTGACACGTCCCCTGTATGAGGGCACCGGTCTCGACGTCTAG
- a CDS encoding tyrosine-type recombinase/integrase, translated as MDADHSSTRGLSKTEAVAFLDAAAKDGPRSRALAALLVHTGVRISEALAATHDDLQHDTGHRVLVVSRKGGKRAKIALPAPVLDALAAYLGASTAQGAEVITNASAQTDAPIFTTSTGKRWAASEAFRTVQRLARAAGIEGQVSPHGLRHTHATLALDAGVPLRDLQDSMGHADPRTTRRYDRARARLERSSAYAVASVLS; from the coding sequence GTGGATGCGGACCACAGCTCGACCCGTGGACTGTCCAAGACCGAGGCCGTCGCGTTCCTGGATGCCGCCGCCAAGGACGGCCCCCGATCCCGTGCCCTCGCCGCGCTTCTCGTGCACACGGGCGTGCGCATCTCCGAGGCTCTCGCCGCCACCCACGACGACCTCCAGCACGACACCGGCCACCGCGTGCTCGTCGTCTCCCGCAAGGGTGGCAAGCGCGCCAAGATCGCCCTACCCGCCCCCGTTCTGGATGCCCTCGCCGCATATCTCGGCGCATCCACCGCCCAAGGGGCCGAGGTCATCACGAACGCCTCCGCGCAGACGGACGCGCCGATCTTCACCACGAGCACAGGCAAGCGCTGGGCCGCATCCGAGGCGTTCCGTACTGTCCAGCGCCTGGCGCGAGCCGCGGGCATCGAGGGCCAGGTGTCGCCGCACGGCCTTCGTCACACGCACGCGACCCTCGCCCTGGACGCCGGGGTACCCCTCCGCGACCTCCAGGATTCAATGGGCCACGCCGACCCCCGCACGACCCGCCGATACGATCGCGCCCGTGCCCGCCTGGAGCGCAGCAGCGCCTACGCCGTGGCATCCGTGCTGAGCTGA
- a CDS encoding WhiB family transcriptional regulator translates to MAQAFAALQVALRTTSPACHGDSRFTSDESDPAALKLVCRGCPLLTQCRALALANLAGKVYGVLGGLVCRSAGLYGLDDD, encoded by the coding sequence GTGGCGCAGGCGTTCGCCGCGCTCCAGGTGGCCCTGCGCACGACGTCGCCAGCGTGCCATGGCGACAGCCGCTTCACGAGCGATGAGAGCGACCCCGCGGCGTTGAAGCTGGTGTGTCGTGGGTGCCCCCTCCTGACGCAGTGCCGTGCTCTCGCGCTCGCCAACCTCGCCGGAAAGGTCTATGGCGTGCTCGGTGGCCTGGTTTGTCGGTCTGCCGGCCTGTACGGCCTGGACGACGACTAG
- a CDS encoding TadE family protein yields the protein MHVTRWRRRLDDRGSVAAEFAVALPAVVVVLALAVGALGSVATAVRLQHGAAEAARLLGRGDGDGLAAVEGGGVAAVVEHAGGLVCVTASAPVAAALPLPPVTARACALDGGR from the coding sequence GTGCACGTCACGCGATGGCGTCGACGACTCGATGATCGGGGATCCGTCGCCGCTGAATTCGCCGTGGCGCTTCCCGCCGTGGTCGTCGTGCTGGCACTGGCGGTCGGAGCGCTCGGCTCCGTGGCCACCGCGGTTCGCCTGCAGCACGGCGCGGCCGAAGCGGCGCGCCTGCTCGGTCGCGGTGACGGCGACGGGCTCGCAGCGGTCGAGGGCGGGGGCGTGGCGGCCGTCGTCGAGCACGCCGGTGGCCTCGTGTGCGTCACGGCATCCGCTCCCGTGGCGGCCGCACTTCCCCTTCCTCCCGTCACGGCACGTGCCTGCGCCCTCGACGGCGGCCGCTGA
- a CDS encoding Rv3654c family TadE-like protein, which yields MAGTVATVGVTVVVVATGAAFGLVLGAVLHVQRLADTADAAALAAADTASGAVSGIPCDAASAVAAAAGARVQECDVDGLVATITVAGAYGGVPFDVRSRAGPPTS from the coding sequence ATGGCGGGCACGGTGGCGACGGTCGGCGTGACGGTCGTCGTGGTCGCGACCGGCGCCGCGTTCGGGCTGGTCCTCGGCGCCGTGCTGCACGTACAGCGACTCGCCGACACGGCGGACGCTGCCGCGCTCGCCGCCGCCGACACGGCGAGCGGGGCGGTCTCCGGCATCCCCTGCGACGCCGCATCTGCGGTCGCCGCGGCGGCGGGCGCGAGGGTCCAGGAGTGCGACGTCGACGGCCTCGTCGCGACCATCACCGTCGCGGGGGCGTACGGTGGAGTTCCATTCGATGTGCGCTCGCGGGCCGGCCCCCCGACGTCTTGA
- the topA gene encoding type I DNA topoisomerase, whose protein sequence is MANGKKLVIVESPTKMKSIQGYLGDDYEVLSSVGHIRDLASKKEIPADKKAAYGKYSIDVENDFDPFYVVNDRKTKTVAELKRALKGADEVLLATDGDREGEAIAWHLLEVLKPKVPVRRMIFHEITKDAIRDAAEHTRDLDVSLVDAQETRRVLDRLYGWDVSPVLWRKVGSGREGTALSAGRVQSAATRMVVERERERMAFVSASYWDVEALASQAGSSFTTRLARLDGAPIARGGDYDDNGKLKKAVVALDEAQARALAEAVTAAGRATVAKVEAKPGTRSPRAPFTTSTMQQEAGRKLSMSAKHAMGVAQRLYEKGFITYMRTDSVALSGQAISAARAQAVALYGDKAVPANPRVYKSKSKNAQEAHEAIRPSGETFRTPSSVASSLDRDEQKLYDLIWKRTIASQMSDAKYETTTVTLTVQAGGQVAEFTASGTVYTFKGFLEAYEEGADEKRNGRDDDDDQSLPAVAEGHELSVSEVEPKGHSTSPKPRYTEASLVKALEEKGIGRPSTFASIIGVILDRGYVSKRGQALVPSWLAFSVVRLLEEHFADLVDYDFTAALEDDLDAIARGEQRRTEWLKAFYFGSDKQVGLRHIVDNLGEIDARELNSTRITDTATLRFGKYGPYLEVTDPAADPEAKPRIVNIPEDLAPDELTPEKAQELIDAPVAGDRVLGENPENGKLVVVKDGRFGPYVQEVDAEEPEEVDQATGEVVEQPKKRATKKDAAPKPRTASLFRSMSVDTIDLDTALQLLSLPRVVGTDPETGVEITAQNGRFGPYLKKGTDSRSLDNEQQIFDITLDEAIAKYAEPKYGARRASSALKEFDADPVSGKPIKLKDGRFGPYVTDGETNATVPRGENAMEITFERAVELIADKRAKGPAPKKTTTRKTTTTRKAPAKKS, encoded by the coding sequence GTGGCAAACGGCAAGAAGCTCGTCATCGTCGAGTCCCCGACGAAGATGAAGTCGATCCAGGGATACCTCGGCGACGACTACGAAGTGCTCAGCTCGGTCGGTCACATCCGCGACCTGGCGTCGAAGAAAGAGATCCCGGCCGACAAGAAGGCGGCGTACGGCAAGTACTCCATCGACGTCGAGAACGACTTCGACCCCTTCTACGTGGTCAACGACCGCAAGACGAAGACGGTGGCCGAGCTCAAGCGGGCTCTCAAAGGCGCCGACGAAGTCCTGCTCGCCACCGATGGCGACCGCGAGGGCGAGGCCATCGCGTGGCACCTGCTCGAGGTGCTGAAGCCCAAGGTCCCCGTGCGCCGCATGATCTTCCACGAGATCACCAAAGACGCCATCCGCGACGCCGCCGAGCACACGCGCGACCTCGACGTGTCGCTCGTCGACGCGCAAGAGACCCGCCGCGTGCTCGACCGCCTCTACGGCTGGGACGTCTCGCCGGTGCTGTGGCGCAAGGTCGGCTCCGGCCGCGAGGGCACCGCCCTCAGCGCCGGTCGGGTGCAGTCCGCCGCCACCCGTATGGTCGTCGAGCGCGAACGCGAGCGCATGGCGTTCGTGTCCGCGTCGTACTGGGATGTCGAGGCGCTCGCCTCCCAAGCGGGATCGTCGTTCACCACCCGCTTGGCACGTCTCGACGGTGCGCCCATCGCCCGAGGCGGCGACTACGACGACAACGGAAAGCTGAAGAAGGCCGTCGTGGCCCTCGACGAGGCGCAGGCTCGTGCCCTTGCAGAGGCCGTCACCGCCGCGGGCCGCGCCACGGTCGCCAAGGTCGAGGCCAAACCGGGCACGCGCAGCCCCCGTGCCCCCTTCACGACCTCCACCATGCAGCAGGAGGCGGGTCGCAAGCTCTCGATGAGCGCCAAGCACGCCATGGGCGTCGCACAGCGGCTCTACGAGAAGGGCTTCATCACCTACATGCGTACCGACTCCGTCGCCCTCTCGGGTCAGGCGATCTCGGCCGCGCGCGCGCAGGCGGTCGCGCTGTACGGCGACAAGGCGGTGCCCGCCAACCCGCGCGTCTACAAGAGCAAGTCGAAGAACGCACAAGAGGCGCACGAGGCGATCCGCCCCTCCGGCGAGACCTTCCGTACGCCGTCGTCTGTTGCCTCCTCGCTCGACCGCGACGAGCAGAAGCTGTACGACCTCATCTGGAAGCGCACGATCGCCAGCCAGATGTCCGACGCCAAGTACGAGACCACGACCGTCACCCTCACGGTGCAGGCGGGCGGACAGGTCGCCGAGTTCACGGCATCCGGAACGGTTTACACCTTCAAGGGCTTCCTCGAGGCGTACGAAGAGGGCGCCGACGAGAAGCGCAACGGTCGAGATGACGACGACGACCAGTCGCTGCCCGCCGTCGCCGAGGGCCACGAGCTCAGCGTCAGCGAGGTGGAGCCGAAGGGCCACAGCACCTCGCCGAAGCCCCGCTACACCGAGGCGAGCCTGGTGAAAGCTCTCGAGGAGAAGGGGATCGGACGCCCCTCGACCTTCGCCAGCATCATCGGCGTGATCCTCGACCGTGGCTACGTGTCCAAGCGCGGCCAGGCGCTGGTTCCCAGCTGGCTGGCCTTCAGTGTCGTTCGTCTGCTCGAGGAGCACTTCGCCGACCTGGTCGATTACGACTTCACGGCGGCCCTCGAAGACGACCTCGACGCGATCGCCCGCGGCGAGCAGCGCCGCACCGAGTGGCTGAAGGCCTTCTACTTCGGCTCCGACAAGCAGGTGGGTCTGCGTCACATCGTCGACAACCTCGGCGAGATCGACGCGCGCGAACTCAACTCCACGCGCATCACCGACACCGCGACCCTCCGCTTCGGCAAGTACGGTCCCTACCTCGAGGTCACCGACCCCGCGGCCGACCCCGAGGCCAAGCCTCGCATCGTCAACATCCCCGAAGACCTCGCCCCCGACGAACTCACCCCCGAGAAGGCGCAGGAGCTCATCGATGCCCCCGTCGCGGGTGACCGCGTGCTGGGGGAGAACCCCGAGAACGGCAAGCTGGTCGTCGTGAAGGACGGCCGGTTCGGTCCGTACGTGCAAGAGGTCGACGCCGAGGAGCCCGAGGAGGTCGACCAGGCCACGGGCGAGGTCGTCGAGCAGCCGAAGAAGCGCGCGACGAAGAAGGATGCCGCCCCCAAGCCCCGCACGGCGTCGCTGTTCCGGTCGATGTCGGTCGACACGATCGACCTCGACACGGCGCTGCAGCTGCTGTCGCTCCCGCGCGTGGTCGGCACGGACCCCGAGACGGGCGTCGAGATCACGGCCCAGAACGGCCGGTTCGGCCCGTACCTGAAGAAGGGCACCGACTCGCGCTCGCTCGACAACGAGCAGCAGATCTTCGACATCACCCTCGACGAGGCGATCGCCAAGTACGCCGAGCCCAAGTACGGGGCTCGCCGCGCGTCGAGTGCGCTGAAAGAGTTCGACGCCGACCCGGTCAGCGGCAAGCCGATCAAGCTGAAGGACGGCCGCTTCGGCCCGTACGTCACCGACGGCGAGACGAACGCGACAGTGCCGCGCGGCGAGAACGCGATGGAGATCACCTTCGAGCGCGCCGTCGAGCTCATCGCCGACAAACGTGCCAAGGGCCCCGCGCCCAAGAAGACCACGACGCGCAAGACCACGACCACGCGCAAGGCGCCGGCGAAGAAGTCGTGA
- the tmk gene encoding dTMP kinase, translating to MTTDRTRPLHAPRGATAEGPGLFITLEGGDGAGKTTQATLLEEWLRRQGREVVRTREPGGTEVGVRIRDIVLHHRGHIAARAEALLYAADRAHHIETVVQPAIARGAVVIQDRYLDSSVAYQGAGRVLDADDVRALSLWATDGLLPDLTVLLDLDPAAARARLDADDKPFDRLEAEKGEFHARVRAGFLDLARAEPERFLVLDATHQPAALADRVREAVVARLG from the coding sequence GTGACCACCGATCGGACCCGGCCGTTGCACGCCCCGCGTGGGGCGACGGCCGAGGGCCCTGGCCTGTTCATCACGCTCGAAGGGGGCGACGGGGCAGGGAAGACGACCCAGGCGACGCTTCTCGAGGAGTGGCTGCGTCGCCAGGGACGCGAGGTCGTGCGCACGCGCGAACCCGGCGGAACCGAAGTCGGTGTGCGCATCCGCGACATCGTTCTTCACCATCGGGGTCACATCGCCGCGCGCGCCGAAGCGCTGCTCTACGCCGCCGACCGGGCCCACCACATCGAGACCGTCGTGCAGCCCGCCATCGCGCGGGGCGCCGTCGTCATCCAGGACCGCTACCTCGACTCCTCTGTCGCATACCAGGGCGCGGGTCGTGTGCTCGACGCTGACGACGTGCGCGCGCTGTCGCTGTGGGCCACCGACGGCCTGCTTCCCGATCTCACCGTGCTGCTCGATCTCGACCCCGCCGCCGCTCGGGCCCGCCTCGACGCCGACGACAAGCCCTTCGACCGTCTCGAGGCCGAGAAGGGCGAATTCCACGCGCGCGTGCGGGCGGGTTTCCTCGACCTCGCGCGCGCCGAGCCGGAGCGCTTCCTCGTGCTCGACGCGACCCATCAGCCCGCCGCGCTCGCCGACCGCGTCCGCGAGGCCGTCGTGGCGCGACTCGGCTGA
- a CDS encoding DNA polymerase III subunit delta', whose protein sequence is MSTALDPHAATTGAAPFPWNAVWGQDDAVHTLRAAASDPSALAHAWLITGPPGSGRSTLAYAFAAALIAEPGDERAQHQVLARTHPDLTALRTEQVVIRIDEARRLVERASFAPSLGRYRVIVVEDADRMAERTSNVLLKALEEPPEKTVWVLCAPSDADLLPTIRSRVRLLRLTEPSVADVAALIVERTGVSPEVAEESARHAQRHIGMAQRLATDDDARARRAESLSAVLAVRGIGDAVEVAGRIVRLATDDAKALTATRDDEERRALLRTLGVAEGAAVPPSVRGQVNALEDDQKRRATRSLRDGIDRVLTDLQSLFRDVVMIQYGREGDLVNEERLEDLRALAGEWTPARTLGVLERISDTRRNLEQNAAPLLALESLMITVANGSAP, encoded by the coding sequence ATGTCCACCGCCCTCGACCCGCACGCCGCCACGACCGGTGCGGCGCCGTTCCCGTGGAACGCCGTCTGGGGGCAAGACGACGCTGTCCACACATTGCGCGCCGCCGCGTCCGACCCTTCCGCGCTTGCGCACGCGTGGCTCATCACCGGGCCCCCCGGATCCGGGCGGTCCACTCTGGCGTACGCCTTCGCCGCGGCGCTCATCGCCGAACCGGGCGACGAGCGCGCCCAGCACCAGGTCCTCGCCCGAACGCATCCCGATCTCACGGCCCTGCGCACCGAGCAGGTCGTCATCCGCATCGACGAAGCGCGTCGACTCGTCGAGCGGGCGTCCTTCGCCCCCTCGCTCGGGCGGTACCGGGTGATCGTCGTCGAAGACGCCGATCGCATGGCCGAGCGCACCTCGAACGTGCTGTTGAAGGCCCTGGAGGAGCCGCCCGAGAAGACCGTCTGGGTGCTGTGCGCCCCCAGCGACGCCGATCTGCTGCCCACGATCCGTTCGCGCGTGCGCCTGCTGCGCCTGACAGAGCCCTCCGTCGCCGACGTCGCAGCCCTCATCGTCGAGCGCACCGGCGTCTCGCCCGAGGTCGCCGAGGAGTCGGCCCGGCATGCCCAGCGGCACATCGGCATGGCACAGCGGCTGGCCACCGACGACGACGCCCGGGCCCGCCGTGCCGAGAGCCTCTCGGCGGTTCTCGCGGTGCGCGGTATCGGCGACGCCGTCGAGGTCGCCGGGCGCATCGTGCGGCTGGCCACCGACGACGCCAAGGCGCTCACCGCCACGCGCGACGACGAGGAACGGCGTGCGCTGCTGCGCACGCTCGGGGTCGCCGAAGGTGCGGCGGTCCCGCCATCGGTGCGGGGCCAGGTGAACGCCCTCGAAGACGATCAGAAGCGTCGCGCCACGCGCAGCCTGCGTGACGGCATCGACCGGGTGCTGACCGATCTTCAGTCGTTGTTCCGCGACGTCGTGATGATCCAGTACGGCCGCGAGGGCGATCTGGTGAACGAGGAGCGTCTCGAGGACCTGCGCGCGCTCGCGGGGGAGTGGACGCCTGCCCGTACCCTCGGTGTGCTCGAGCGCATCTCCGATACCCGCCGCAACCTCGAGCAGAACGCCGCCCCCCTGCTCGCGCTGGAGAGTCTCATGATCACCGTCGCGAACGGTTCCGCCCCGTGA
- a CDS encoding alpha/beta hydrolase: protein MSARRRLTAVVAGAIGVALALSGCLYAQIPPLAPDDGPSLAPQTEGIDASLLPYYGQTLTWEPCGAGFDCTSVTAPRDYADPSAGDLRLAVIRHRATSGAPLGSLLTNPGGPGVSGVDTVRDSLSLVADDKLTSSYDIIGFDPRGVGQSSPVTCFDAAGMDAYLYDIPPGERGSEERTAALEKRQADFAKACQDNSDGILPYVSTENAARDMDVLRAVLGDPKLNYLGFSYGSLLGTTYADLFPERVGRMVLDGGIDPSLPAEASGVAQAVGFENALRAFMADCLTTSECAFSGSVDDAMADLSSMLKRADARPLTAGDGRRLGADSLMTAIIAALYSDQSWPYLRTALAGVQNGDPTVAFQLADFYNGRVDGAYTDNTMEALRAYNCIDYPAQGDDDSLLAQLEQQAPIVAPYWVGPDPCDVWSAPATGAPHVITAPGSPPIVVLGTTGDPATPYTEAQSLAEQLSQGVLVTYVGEGHLAYNKGNVCVNDAVDDYLIDGTVPTDGLRCE, encoded by the coding sequence GTGAGCGCGCGTCGCCGGCTCACCGCCGTGGTCGCCGGAGCCATCGGCGTCGCTCTGGCGCTGTCCGGGTGCCTGTACGCCCAGATCCCGCCCCTGGCGCCCGACGACGGCCCCTCCCTCGCGCCGCAGACCGAGGGCATCGACGCCTCGCTTCTGCCCTATTACGGCCAGACCCTCACGTGGGAACCCTGTGGTGCCGGCTTCGACTGCACCTCCGTCACCGCGCCGCGCGATTATGCCGACCCTTCGGCGGGCGACCTCCGGCTCGCGGTCATCCGCCATCGTGCGACATCGGGTGCGCCTCTCGGCTCCCTGCTGACCAATCCCGGCGGACCGGGGGTCAGCGGCGTCGACACCGTTCGCGACTCGCTCTCGCTCGTCGCCGACGACAAGCTCACCAGCTCCTACGACATCATCGGGTTCGACCCGCGCGGTGTCGGGCAGTCCTCGCCCGTCACCTGTTTCGACGCGGCCGGCATGGACGCGTACCTCTACGACATCCCGCCGGGGGAGCGGGGCAGCGAAGAACGCACGGCGGCCCTCGAGAAGCGACAGGCCGACTTTGCGAAGGCGTGCCAAGACAACAGCGACGGCATTCTGCCCTACGTCTCCACCGAGAACGCGGCGCGCGACATGGATGTGCTGCGCGCCGTCCTGGGCGATCCGAAACTCAACTACCTCGGATTCTCGTACGGATCGCTGCTGGGCACGACCTATGCCGATCTGTTTCCCGAGCGCGTGGGGCGTATGGTCCTCGACGGCGGGATCGACCCCAGCCTGCCGGCGGAGGCCAGCGGCGTCGCTCAGGCGGTCGGGTTCGAGAACGCTCTGCGTGCCTTCATGGCCGATTGCCTCACCACGTCGGAGTGTGCGTTCTCGGGTTCGGTGGACGACGCCATGGCCGATCTGTCATCGATGCTCAAGCGCGCCGACGCACGGCCGCTCACCGCTGGCGACGGTCGGCGGCTCGGAGCAGACTCATTGATGACCGCGATCATCGCGGCGCTGTACAGCGATCAGAGCTGGCCCTACCTGCGCACAGCTCTCGCCGGCGTGCAGAACGGCGACCCGACCGTCGCGTTCCAACTCGCCGACTTCTACAACGGTCGCGTCGACGGGGCGTACACCGACAACACGATGGAGGCGCTGCGCGCCTACAACTGCATCGACTACCCGGCTCAGGGCGACGACGACAGCCTCCTGGCGCAGCTGGAACAGCAGGCGCCGATCGTGGCACCGTACTGGGTGGGCCCCGACCCCTGCGATGTCTGGTCGGCACCCGCCACGGGCGCACCGCACGTCATCACCGCCCCCGGCTCACCGCCGATCGTCGTGCTCGGTACCACCGGCGACCCGGCGACGCCCTACACCGAGGCGCAGAGTCTGGCCGAGCAGCTGTCGCAGGGTGTTCTGGTCACCTACGTCGGTGAGGGGCATCTGGCCTACAACAAGGGCAACGTCTGCGTGAACGACGCCGTCGACGACTACCTGATCGACGGCACCGTTCCCACCGACGGGCTGCGCTGCGAGTGA
- the deoC gene encoding deoxyribose-phosphate aldolase codes for MTAPIADLASYIDHTLLKPEATRADVERVIAEGAELGTYSVCLSPSFLPVEIPEGLKLAVVCGFPSGKHHAEVKAAEAALAVAQGADEIDMVIDVGAAIEGRYDIVEAEIRAVRLAAPAPTVLKVIIESAALADEAIVAVCEAAVSAGADFVKTSTGFHPAGGASVHAVELMKRTVGDRAEVKASGGVRTRAAAEQMIAAGATRLGLSSSRDILADRTAAGDY; via the coding sequence ATGACCGCGCCGATCGCCGACCTGGCGTCGTACATCGACCACACCCTGCTCAAGCCCGAGGCCACCCGCGCCGATGTCGAACGCGTCATCGCCGAGGGGGCGGAGCTGGGCACGTACAGCGTGTGCCTGTCGCCGTCGTTCCTCCCCGTCGAGATCCCCGAGGGGCTCAAGCTCGCCGTGGTCTGCGGTTTCCCCAGCGGCAAGCACCACGCCGAGGTCAAGGCGGCAGAGGCAGCGCTGGCCGTCGCGCAGGGTGCCGATGAGATCGACATGGTGATCGACGTGGGCGCCGCGATCGAGGGGCGTTACGACATCGTCGAGGCCGAGATCCGCGCCGTGCGCCTGGCCGCGCCGGCCCCCACGGTGCTGAAGGTCATCATCGAGTCCGCTGCGCTCGCCGACGAGGCCATCGTCGCCGTCTGCGAGGCCGCGGTGTCGGCCGGCGCCGATTTCGTGAAGACCTCGACCGGCTTCCACCCCGCCGGCGGCGCGAGCGTCCACGCCGTGGAGCTGATGAAGCGCACCGTCGGCGACCGCGCCGAGGTCAAGGCATCCGGGGGAGTGCGCACCCGCGCTGCGGCCGAGCAGATGATCGCGGCCGGGGCGACCCGCCTCGGGCTGTCGTCGAGCCGTGACATCCTCGCCGATCGCACGGCGGCCGGCGACTACTGA